The window GTTGGTTTTCAGTTTTATCAGGCGTATCAACCAAAACCCGTTCGCCTACAAGGTATGATTGAAGCGCAACAGTACAGCATCTCTTCAAAGGTGCCTGGTCGTATTGATCAAGTCATGGTACGTAAAGGGGATGACGTAGAAAAAGGTCAGCTAATTTTCACACTTCACAGTCCAGAGATCGCCGCCAAATTGGAGCAAGCAAAAGCTGGAGAAAAAGCGGCAGATGCTCTAGCGCAAGAGGCTGAAAAAGGGGCTCGCGAACAACAGATCCAAGCAGCAAAAGATCAATGGTTAAAGGCTCAAGCCGCGGCGAATCTCATGAAAAAGACTTATAACCGAGTTAATAATCTGTACAAAGATGGGGTGGTTGCAGAGCAAAAACGTGATGAAGCGTTAACTCAATGGCAAGCAGCTAAATACACACAAAGTGCGGCTTTCCAAATGTACGAAATGGCGAAAGAAGGGACGCGCAGTGAAACCAAAGTCGCTGCGGCAGAAAAAGCCCGCATGGCGTCTGGTGCAGTTGCTGAGGTTGAAGCTTACGCGAAAGATACGCAAATCCACAGCTGGTTTAATGGCGAAGTCTCTCAGGTTCTATTGCAAAGTGGTGAGCTTGCACCTCAAGGATTTCCTGTCGTTACGGTTATAGATACACAAGACGCTTGGGCAACACTTAATGTCCGTGAAGATCTTTTGCAGTATTTTAGCAAAGGGACCACCTTTCAAGCTTACTTGCCGGCTTTGGATAAGAAAGTAGAATTTACAGTGACGCATGTTGCAGTGATGGGCGACTTTGCCACATGGCGCGCAACAGACTCCGCTCAAGGCTTTGATTTACGAACGTTCGAAGTCGAAGCAAGACCGACTCAACAAGAATCCAAATTACGCATGGGCATGAGTGTCGTGGTTGAACTCTGAACGAATACATCTGAACTTCAGCCACTAAGGTTTACGCTATGACGGTAGAGCTTTCACAACGGCACATCTTACGGCGCGATAAGTGGTTATTATCTTGCCTTACTTGGGTGCCCATTTTACTTGCCCTAACTATTTGGGGAGTCTTCTCAGCGGGTATTGCTCGCGATTTGCCCATTGGCATCGTGGACATGCAGCACTCTCAACTTTCACGGACGCTAACCCAGTCGCTGGATGCCTCGTCGACTTTGTCAGTGGATTACCATTACGCCAGTGTGACCGATGCAAAAAATGCCATGGTTGAAGGTGATATATACGCTTATGCAGTGATCCCACCAAAGTTTGATAAGGACATACTTCAGCACCGTCAGCCCCAGTTATCTGTGTTTTTTAACAGCCAGTATATTCTGGTTGCGAAGCTAATTAATTCCGCGGTGGCACAAGCGCAAGGCTATTTTGATGCTCAGTTACAAACCATGGGCAGTCTCGCCAAAGGCAATACCACTGCAATGTCAGCTATTGGGAAGGCGGTGCCTGTTTCGACACAAATTACTGCACTGTTTAATCGTAATACCAATTACGCTCAGTTTCTGGTTACCGCGATCGTACCCGCCATTTGGCAGATTTGTATCGTAGTCAGTACGATTTTAATTCTCGGTGCTTATTTTCGTATTTATGGCGACAAAAGTGGGTTTCAGTTTCTGGGAGAAAAACCCTGCTTACGACTGGCTTCCGTTCTAGGCTCATACATCCCCGTATTTATGCTTCAAGGTGCCCTGTTCCTCTACTGGTTTTATGTGTTACTTGATTGGCCGATGGAAGGCAATGTGGTTGTTATCTTGTTGGCTCAACTAGTCACGGTTATTGCCTGCACTATCATGGGCGCTCTGTTTTTCTTCCTCTCCATGGACCCTGCTCGGGCAATGAGTTTTGCTGGTGCGTTTACTGCGCCAAGTTTTGCCTTTATGGGAATCACCTTTCCGGTGACAGATATGAATATGCTCGCGACAACCTGGCGCTCCTTACTACCCATTAGCCATTACATCGAAGTTCAAGTTGGCCAGGCAAGCTACGGCGCGCCTGCCGCTCAATCTCTGAGCTCACTGTGGACCATGATGGGTTATATTGTGCCTTTGCTAATGACTACTGCGTTGATTCACAAACACCGAAATGGCGCGAGCCTCAATCATAATCAGGAGGCCCTATGACACTCTGGCAACTGATTAAAGCGGAAATTCGCGCAGTATTAACCAACCCAGTGGTGACACTGACCGTTTTTGGTGGCGTGGTGTTTTACTCCTTTCTCTACCCTCTGCCCTACACACAACAAATCCCTCGTGATCAGCCGATTGCCGTCGTCAATCTGGATGGAAGCCAAACCAGTTTGAAACTAGAGCGTATGGTTGATGCAACACCTCAGGTAAGCATTGTGTCTAGGCTAAATAGCATTGAAGATGCCAAACACGCCTTTTTGCAGCGTGATATTACTGGCTTTCTAGTGATTCCTGAGCACTTCTATAGAGATTTGATACTAGGCAAGAGCCCGACCTTAGCCTATGCGGCTGATGCGTCTTACTTTCTCGTTTACGGCACTGTCGTGGAAGGGTTAGCACAAGCTGGCGGAACGTTAGGTGCGCAGGTAAAAGTGAGTGAGTTAGTGATGGAGGGAGTGCCTCTTAGCATGGCCAGTCAAAATTACTCTTCCATAAAACTGAATATGAAACCGACCTTCAATCCCGCGATGGGTTATATCGAATATGTGGTACCCGCGGTGTTCGTGCTGATTTTACAACAAACGTTGATCATGGCCGTTGGGTTGCAAACGGGATCACAGCGACATGGTCGAGGTTACTGGTCACAAGTAACAACGCCTTCATTACTGCTGGTAAGGACGCTTATCTTTGTCGCGATTTATTTCCTGCTTAGTACGTATTATTTTGGTGCCAGCTTTGAACGGTTAAGCGTTAATCACATTGCTAAAGCAACCGAGCTGCTCACATTGCTTTTACCCTTTCTTCTAAGTTGCTGTGGCTTGGGTTTCTGGCTTGGTTACCTTCTGCCACGAAGGGAATTAGTCACCTTAGTCGTGCTGGTCAGTTCTATGCCACTTATCTTCCTTGCCGGGTTTATATGGCCAGTAGAGTCCATTCCGGCTCCCCTGCTTTGGGTTGCTGATTTAAGCCCGAGCACTTGGGCGATTAAGGGCTTTCTCGCCTTAAATCAAATGGGCGCAACATGGCAACAAGTGGCTAAACACTGGACTGCCCTTTGGCTGCTAACTGTGTTCTGGGGCGGTATCGCGTATTGGATAGCTAGACGCCATTCAAAACCAGTGGTGACAGAAAGTCTTGGTTAAAGGACTTTTACTTAAACATAAGCATCAAGCACAAGAACCGTTGGTCTGCCCTTGTTATGGCTAACGCGTTCTTGACTCCATCGTTTGTAAGATCAAGCACACGCCGATAAAACCGATACCTAACCAGCCTAATACAGAGATCTGCTCTCCAACTATCCAAACTGCGAAAACTGCAGCAACAACTGGCTCAAACAAGGTGAGCAACGTTGCACGGCTCACCTCAACATGCCTCAATCCATAGCCGTAGGCAAGATAAGCAATGCACATGGGTACCACAGCCATATAAACCGCAACCATCGAATTGGTTATACCGGAAAACAAGTTATCACCGGTGAACCACAGGCTAGGAATCAGCATCAGCGCTCCACCAGCAAATATGCACCCCAGCGCGGCCTGCGATTTTACCCCACTATCAATCATAGATTTGGCAACCCAAGAATAGACGGCATAGGAAAGGCCCGCGAGTAGACCAAGTAAGATACCAAGAATATAGCCAGAATCACTGGCGGATGTGTTGCCGTCTTCTCTGCCCAAGACCAAGAGTACGATGCCAAGAACACCTAAAGCAAAACTCATCCACCACTGAAAACTCACACTGTACGCTTTGCTGATAAGACGCTCGAGCAGTATCGTAAAAAATGGCGCGCTGGCAATGGAAACAACCGTACCAATCGCAACGCCTGATAACTGCATTGATGTGTAGAACGCAAGCGGATAGACAGCTAAAGCCGTTCCACCAACAGCTAACGGGTATTTAAATCGCTTAAGTTGAGAAACACTATTTACAATACTACGCAAAGAAAGCAGTGCTTGAATCACACCACCTACCCCCATTGCAAAAGCACCAATAGCAAGTGGGCTAACTTGGTCAGCGAAACTAGCCGCCGTTCCGGTGGTTCCCCATAAGACGGAGGCAAATAAAATGGAAAATGCGCCACTTTGATACTGACTGGACGACTGGAGTGCTACTGACATGATTAATTAACTTCTCTATATTATCAATTTATAGAGCGTTATCTTATCTATTTTTCTTTTCCATACTTTGCAGAAAGGACGCAACAATCGCCTGTTTGGACGCTATTGGCGTGCAAACTCACGCGGTGATAAACCAAAGTGCAGCGAAAACCGACGACTGAAAGCGGAAATATTACTGTACCCTACCCGCTCCGCGATCAACTGAACAGGCAAATCTGTATGAGTAAGTAACGCTTTGGCCTTTTCCATTCTTAATTCGGTGATGTACTGCAACGTACTGACGCCAACACGTTCTTTAAATCGCTTTTTAAATTGAGTGGGGCTTAAACAAGCAATTTTAGAAAGCTCAGCAATGGACAATGACTTTTCTATATTTTCGCCAATAAAGGCTTGTACCGCCCGAATACGAGGCTCAACAGGTGTCACTTGAGTTTGCTGTTCTAGCAGCATAATAAAAACAGTTAAAACGGAACTCTCAAGTCCACTGTCTACTTGGTGCTCGAGTTGTTTCTCAATGAAGTAAAGATAACTGAGCAACGGTGGTGATACCGCAAATTGCATTAGCCCGGTCTGCTGAAATTGACTCGGTAACGTATCTAAATCCGCGACAATAAATCTTGCTACCTCGTCTGCTTTAAATCCGTGTTCTGTACCTGCGGGGATGACAACACATTCACCGACGGAGACTTTGCCAATAAAATGAGGCATCTCGATAGCAATATTACCTTGAATAGGTAGCACTAACTGATGATAGTCATCATGAACATGACTCTGTAACTGCTTGGTATAAGCGCGGATGCTGAGGCTGTTTTTCATGAGAAGAAGGAATTGTGAGATAAGGAGTTAAATCAGTATACCCATTCCATTAGCGATGATAAAACGTCACTAATACCAATCATAGTATTTCTTCGCCTGATCTTTCTCTTTAATAACAACAAAGGAGCCGAGAAAGGCTCCTTTTGTATAACGAATTGAGACATGCCTCTTAAGCAACATCTTCTATTGATTCAGCGCTTTCTACTGGCTCGAAGAATTCATCGTGCAGTGCACATATTGCTCGCTGATATTCTTTATCGCCCACTACGAATTGAACGTTAACATTACGCAGTGATGAGTGCAGAGCGACTGGCGTAACACCGTTATTCATTAGCGCCAGTACACCTTTCGCCAAGGTTTTGTTAGTATCGATCTGAGAACCAATCGCTGAGATCAACGCGACCATACGACCTTTGATTGATGCTCTCGGGTAACATTTTTCTGCTTTATACAGAACTTTATTCAAGCTGTCTGCACTACCGCCTAGGTAGTAAGTAATCGAGTTGGCGTTCATTTCTTTACCAACCAATGTCACATGGGCATCAGAGATGATTTCCATCAACTCATAACTCACGTTATCTACTTTACCGACCATAGCTTGGTCAAACAGATGTAATGCAAACACTTTCTGCTTACCCGCGATGATCTCCACTTTGTCTTCCTCTGGACGGTAACCAGAAGAAATCAAAGTGCCTTCATGTTCAGGCTCAAATGTATTTTTAATCTGCAGTTCGATACCACTTTCACGCAAACCCGCAGCAGCATTAGGGTGGATCGCTTCCATTCCCAGGTTAGCTAACTGGTCAGCCACATCGTAGTTAGTGCTGCCAATTGGCAATACTTTTTCAGGGCCAACAACGCGTGGGTCAGCAGAACTTAAGTGATATTCCTTATGGATGATCGCTAAATTCGCTTTAGTGATCGAAGCGACTCGGCTGAACGTCATCTCACTGTAGCCTCGGTCATAAGTATGCATTAAGCCTTCTTTACAATATGCATAACCAGTAACAATAGGCAGTTCTTTTGTGACATCGATGTCCGCAAACGCTTCACTAATCGATTCATCGAGCGTTTTCGGCTCTGTGGTATCCCAACCTGATAAATCAACGAACTTAGCGTTAATACCCATATTTTTCAGTTTCAGTGCGGTATTGTAAGCACTGTGCGCTTCGCCAATAGAAGAAAGAAACTCGCGAATTTGAGGCAAGTAGTGGCGCAGTGAAAACTGGCCGTACTGACAAGTCTCTAGGATATTAGCGATACAGTTTTTTGCTTCTGAGATACGAGATCGAATGAACTTATCCGCTCGCATTCGATTCATTGGATCGGCGAAAATATTTTCGTTGGTCAGCAACATACGGTTTTCTACGTATGCCAATGCTTCTTCCCATTTGTCGTCGCGCTTAGCAACCAGTTGGTATACGCCCGCTTTGCTGGTTTTTTTACATTCTAATAGCGCGTCAGTCATACCACCATAAGCCGATACAACGAAAACTCGGTTGTATGGTGTCTTGGGGCGAAGAATAATATTGTCGAGAACAGCATCAAATGCTGTCATTGAAGTACCGCCGATTTTTTCTACGGTAAAAGTCATGATGAGCCTTTTTTGATTGGTAACTTAAAAGTAATAAAGAAGAGAGAATTGAAATGTGAGGTGGAAGCCCACCTCACACTGACTTATTTAGTCAACAAGAGGGTACACGCCGTTCTCATCGTGTACTTCCGCACCTGTGATAGGTGGGTTGAATACGCACGCCATTACCATTTCTTTGTTTTTATATGCTCTTAGGTAGTGCTCGTCGTTTTTATCCAGAATGTACAGTGTACCTGGTTTAATTGGGTAAGTTTCACCACCTACCACTTCAATTTCACCTTCACCACTCATACAAAAAACAGATTCCAAGTGGTTTTTGTAGTGAATGTGCGTTTCCGTGCCTTCATAGATAGTTGTGATATGGAAAGAGAAACCCATCTTGTCGTCTTTCAACAACATACGGACACTTTCCCAAGTATCTGAAACTACACGTCGCTCACTGTTGCGACACTCTTCGAGTGTTCTAACGATCATTATTAATTTTCCTTATTAAGATGCTTGTTTGAAGTGTTTAGCAGCAATGGTTTCGACTGCATTTTCAAAAATGCTTAGTCCTTGATCTAGCTCTGACTCACTAATCGTTAGTGGACAGAAGAATTTAACCACTTCGTCGTCAGGGCCAGCTGTCTCGATAACCATGCCACTTTCAAAACACGATTTAGCAATTTCTGATGCCAGGTCACCACTGTTACACTCGATACCAACCATCATGCCGCGACCTTTCTTCTGTACGAACATTTGTGGGAATCGACGTACACAACGCTCAATAACGTTACTTACACGTTCTGAACACTGCTTAATGTGTGTTTCAAAGTCGTCGTTCGCCCAGTAAATTTCCAGCGCTTTAGCGGCAGTAATGAATGCATGGTTGTTACCACGGAACGTACCGTTGTGCTCGCCTGGTTTCCATTGGTCAAGCTCAGGTTTAAGCAGCACAACCGCCATTGGTAAACCGTAACCACCGATAGATTTCGACAAGGTTACGATATCTGGCTGAATACCTGATGGCTCGAAGCTAAAGAACGTACCTGTACGTCCACAACCAGCCTGAATATCATCGACAATCATAAGAATGTCGTTTGCTTTACAAATCTTGCTCAAACGTTGTAGCCACTCGTTTGAAGCGACGTTCAAGCCACCCTCACCCTGTACTGTTTCAAGAAGTACAGCGGCAGGCTTGTCCAGACCCGCAGAGTTATCGTTAAGCATGGTTTCAAATAGAGCCAAACCATCAACGCCAGCGTAACCTTCAAACGGAATACGAGATACGTTGTGAAGGCTAGAACCATTACCTTGTCTGTGGTGCTGGTTACCCGTTGCAGCCAATGCGCCGGCTGTACAGCCGTGGAAGCCATTAGTGAAAGCGACGATGCTGCTTCGGCCAGTCACTTTTTTTGCTAGCTTAAGTGCCGCTTCCACTGCGTTGGTGCCAGTAGGCCCAGTAAACTGAACTTTGTAATCCAGTTTTCTTGGCTTAAGAATGTAGTTGTCCAGAGCTTCAAGAAACGTGGCTTTCGCTTCAGAATGCATATCTAGACCATGTGTAATGCCGTCCATTTCAATGTACTCAAGTAATGCTTGCTTAAGTACAGGGTTGTTATGGCCGTAATTTAGAGATCCCGCTCCAGCAAGGAAGTCTAAATAGCGTTCGCCCTGTTCTGTTTCCAGCCAGCAGCCTTTCGCTTTGCGAAATACGACTGGAAAGTTGTTTGAATATGAGCGTACATTGGATTCCTGCTTTTTGAAAATATCCATGATGAGACCGTTTTTTAATTCCTATAGTTAGAGGATTATTTTAGGGGAATTCGATACAAGTACTCTGTATCGTGTTTGCCTTTAAAGTGGGCTTCTTCGTCCAAAAATGTGCTTACTTGGCCAGAATTGCCGTTCATCGCATCTAACTTTTTGAATAAGGCCCAAGAGGCTTTGTTGTCTTCCGTGATAGTCGTTTCTACCATTTTCACGCTACTTAGACCTTCTCTGGTAAGAAGCTCTTTTAACATGCGAAACGCTAAACCGTGACCTCTGTAACGAGGTGAAACTGCAACCTGCCAGACAAATAACACTTCTGGTTCGTCTGGTTTCTGATAACCCGAGATGAAGCCGGCGATATCTTTATTGCATTCAACCAGAATACTGGTTTTACTAAAATGTGTTGACTGAAGGAAATTGCAATAAGAAGAATTCATATCTAACGGCGGACAATCTGCAATTAAGCGGTAGATGTCGTCACCATCAGAGATCTTAGGTTCACGAAAAATCCATTTATTTCTTGTTTCCTCTTCAATTTCTGGATAGAGGACCCAAGGTGCTGATGTGATCATGTGAAAATTCATATCCTTTGAGGTCTAATTAATTTCGCTATTATTATGGGCACCTCTCGCCACCAAAAATCAAATATTCGCGGATTATAACCGCATTTATGTGACGCGTATCACAATTCAAAGCCAATTAACCATATATTAAAATATTTGAGTTCTAATCTTATTGGGAAGATGTTAATGGCATGAGGAATCGTAAATCATAAAATATAATTCTGGCCATTCTCTATTTTTCGGGAGAAAATATAGCCTTCCAACAAGTAAAGGCACGCTTTTCTGGCCCCTTAATCGCATGAAAGCACTCGAATTAGTGGCTAGATAATCAAATGATCTAAGTTTCCAAGCTATTTTCCTAACGAATGGCATCTCAACTCTGATCCACGCACCAGCCATTCGGCATCTAAACATTTGACCTCTAAATTTAAGCCCTGAATGATAGAGCTCAAAAATTGGTTATGATGCATACACAATATCTACATGAAAATGTCTCATAAACTTCAAAATTAATTTACGCTCATGTTAAGGGCCAAATACATCGTAATAAAACAACAATAAATCACTGTTTTTAATGGTTAAATTAAACAAAGTTACGTTACTGGTAATAACATCAATACAGGTGGAACCAAAATCACATTTATGCCTAGTTCGTTGATATTTTTTCAAAATTTAATTAGAGTACAAAACGTTAGATACAAAAAAGGACGATTACATGGACCCCATACTGGAAGTTAAGGGACTTTACAAAGTGTTTGGTGAAAACCCAGAGCGTGCTTTCTCACTGCTCGACAAAGGTGTCGATAAAGACAACATCTTTGAGCAAACTGGTTTAACTGTCGGTGTAAACGATGTTTCTCTTTCCATCAACGAAGGTGAGATTTTCGTCATTATGGGTCTTTCTGGCTCAGGTAAATCCACTCTTGTCCGCCTCCTAAACAGATTGATTGAACCCACCAGAGGGAGTGTCTACCTTAAAGGTGAAGATATTGCCCACATCTCTGAAGATGCGTTGAGAAAAGTTCGCAGAAACAATATCTCAATGGTTTTCCAAAGTTTTGCACTGATGCCGCACATGACGGTGATTGAAAACGCAGCGTTTGGCCTTGAGCTAGCAGGCGTTGGTGTGGAAGAACGACATGCCAGTGCGCTCTCCGCTCTTGAACGCGTAGGGCTTGATCCTTATGCAGAGTCTTTCCCGGATGAATTATCAGGTGGTATGAAGCAGCGAGTTGGCCTAGCTAGAGCCCTTGCCTGTGACCCTGATATTCTCCTAATGGACGAGGCGTTCTCAGCCCTTGACCCATTGATTCGAACTGAAATGCAAGATGAGCTTATCCGTTTACAAAACGACGATAAGCGAACCATTGTGTTCATTTCCCACGATCTTGACGAAGCGATGCGAATCGGTGACCGAATTGCGATCATGCAAAATGGTACGGTTGTTCAAGTCGGTACACCAGATGAGATCCTTCACAATCCTGCCAATGATTATGTCGAGGCCTTTTTCCGTGGCGTAAACATCGCCAGCGTTTTGACGGTTAAAGACATCGCTCGCAAAAAACCAGCGGCAGTGTTTAAAAAATCGGATAACGATGGCCCTGGCTCTGCAATGCAGATACTCATGGACCATGATCGTGAATACGGTATCGTCGTAGACAAATCTAGCCGCTACTCCGGCATTGTTTCCCTCGAGTCATTGCGTTCAGCACACAAAGAGAATCGCTCCTTGGCCAGTGCCCAGCTAGAGAACGATGTCACGCTCCAACCACACCTATCAATTAACGATATTTTAGGCGTGGTTGCAGACGTTCCTTATGCCGTACCCGTTGTCGATGAACAAGGTACTTACTTTGGCGTCGTGACTAAATCACGTCTTCTGCAAACACTAGACAAGGAGTAAGGCAATGTCATCAGAAGAAACAAATAATGATCCGTGGGCACAGCCTGCTCCTGCGCAAGATGATCCATGGGGTCAAGCCTCCGACTCAGCGGCGAGTAACGACTGGCTCAGCTCAGAAACGGTTGAACATGCACCTTTCGATATCATGAATCCGTTTGAAGAAGCGGTGCTTCCTCTCGATGATTGGGTAGAGACAGGGCTAAATTGGCTGGTGGATCACGGTCGCCCGTTTTTTCAGGCCATTAGAGTTCCTATTGACTTTATTTTGACCTCTTTTGAAACCACACTAGTGTCAACGCCAGCGCCGATCATGGTTCTGGTTCTGTTTCTACTCGCGTGGCAATTCTCCAACTTCAAACTGGGTGTCTCGACGGCTTTATCTCTCATACTCATCGGATTGATTGGCGCATGGTCGCAAGCGATGACAACGCTCGCTCTGGTACTAACTGCAGTATTCTTCTGTTTGTTAATCGGGCTGCCGCTGGGAATATGGCTGGCAAGAAGTAACACCGCAGCCAAATTTGTCAGGCCGATCTTAGATGCCATGCAAACCACGCCCGCGTTTGTTTACCTAGTACCTATCGTAATGTTGTTTGGTATCGGTAATGTGCCTGGTGTTGTGGTTACAATTATTTTTGCATTACCACCCGTTGTTCGCTTGACGATTCTGGGCATTCAACAAGTACCGGAAGAACTGATCGAAGCTGGTCACTCTTTCGGCGCGAGCAAAAAACAAATGCTTTATCGCATTCAATTACCTCTGGCACTCCCAACCATCATGGCGGGTGTAAACCAAACTCTGATGCTTTCGCTCTCTATGGTGGTTATCGCCTCCATGATTGCTGTCGGCGGCTTAGGCCAAATGGTATTGCGTGGTATCGGGCGACTTGATATGGGCCTAGCAGCCGTTGGTGGTATCGGGATTGTAATCCTTGCGATTCTTCTAGATCGAATCACTCAGGTATTAGGCGTAAATGCAGGTAATACAAAACTGCGCTGGTATCACACAGGTCCTGTTTCATACCTATTAAAACTGAAAACGAACCAAGACGATAAAAAACTTAGGAGAAAAACGAATGAATAGTTCATGGAAGACGACCCTTTCAATTGGGGCACTGAGTACCATTGCTTTTTCGACAAGTGGTATTGCAGCAGATCTACCTGGTGAAGGTGTGACTGTTCAACCTGTACAGTCAACCGTTGCTGAAGAGACATTTCAAACGTTAATCGTAAATCGTGCGTTAGAAAAGCTTGGCTACGACGTTAAACCAACTAAAGAGGTAGACTATAACGTTGGTTACACTTCCATTGCTAAAGGCGATGCTACGTTTCTAGCCGTTGGTTGGTTCCCTCTGCACGCGGACAAATACACCATGTCTGGTGGTGATGACAAATTCTACCGTAAAGGTCAGTATGTCAGCGGTGCTGCTCAAGGTTATCTGATCGACAAAAAAACCGCAGAGAAATATGGCATTACCAATATCGGCCAGCTAAAAGATCCAAAACTGGCGAAGTTGTTTGATGCCAACGGTGACGGAAAAGCGGACCTAACGGGTTGTAACCCAGGTTGGGGTTGTGAAATGGTGGTTGAACACCAACTGGATACTTTCAAGCTTCGTGACACCGTCACACACAACCAAGGTAACTATGCAGCAATTATCGCGGACACCATTTCTCGCTACAAAAAAGGTGACCCAATTCTATACTACACTTGGACTCCATACTGGGTAAGTGGCGTACTGGTTCCGGGCAAAGACGTCGTTTGGTTAGAAGTTCCATTCTCTTCACTTCCTGGCGAGCGTGACGATATCGACACTACCCTACCAAACGGTAAGAACTACGGTTTTGAAATGAACTCAATGCGCATCGTCGCAAACAAAGAGTTTACAGAGAACAACCCTGCGGCTGCTAAGCTATTTGAAATCATGCAGGTCAACATTAACGATGTAAGTGCGCAAAACATGATGATGAGCCAAGGTAAAAACAGCACTGCGGATATCGAATCTCATGTGAATGGCTGGATCAAAGCTCACCAAAAAATGTTCGATGGCTGGTTAGCCGAAGCTAAGAAAGCGGCGATGTAAACCATCAGCTAATCACTCCTATCGTGCTATATAACAGCACAAACTAAAATATTTTTAAGAGCCATTTGTTCAACCAATTGGCTCTTATTTTTTATTCCTTCCTCACTAGATACCACTCCAATTCCACTCTTTCTAAGCCACCAGAGCAGAATGCCTGAATCATAAAATCCAGTTAAATTTCATTCCTTAAGAGTTTCTTAAGTTTCGCGTTTTATTTTGTTGATGACTAAACAATAAATGGAAGCGCCAATGAAAAAGCATACAAAGACTTCTATTCAGGGTTTTACGCTAGACATCGTCGGCCCTACTCACCCTCTTTGGCATAAAGTTATCGAGCATGTTTCTCTGCGTTATCAAGAAGCATTCTTTGCCGAACTTAAAGTTTTCATGCCTGCGTATTTAACCCTCATCGATAACAACGATATTATTTCAGTTTGTGGGTTTCGTATTGCGCAGCAAGAGCCTCTATTTCTTGAACAATATCTGGAGGACGAAGCTCAGAACCTAGTCTCAACCATTTTTCAATCTGACGTGAA is drawn from uncultured Vibrio sp. and contains these coding sequences:
- a CDS encoding ABC transporter permease, encoding MTLWQLIKAEIRAVLTNPVVTLTVFGGVVFYSFLYPLPYTQQIPRDQPIAVVNLDGSQTSLKLERMVDATPQVSIVSRLNSIEDAKHAFLQRDITGFLVIPEHFYRDLILGKSPTLAYAADASYFLVYGTVVEGLAQAGGTLGAQVKVSELVMEGVPLSMASQNYSSIKLNMKPTFNPAMGYIEYVVPAVFVLILQQTLIMAVGLQTGSQRHGRGYWSQVTTPSLLLVRTLIFVAIYFLLSTYYFGASFERLSVNHIAKATELLTLLLPFLLSCCGLGFWLGYLLPRRELVTLVVLVSSMPLIFLAGFIWPVESIPAPLLWVADLSPSTWAIKGFLALNQMGATWQQVAKHWTALWLLTVFWGGIAYWIARRHSKPVVTESLG
- a CDS encoding EamA family transporter, with product MSVALQSSSQYQSGAFSILFASVLWGTTGTAASFADQVSPLAIGAFAMGVGGVIQALLSLRSIVNSVSQLKRFKYPLAVGGTALAVYPLAFYTSMQLSGVAIGTVVSIASAPFFTILLERLISKAYSVSFQWWMSFALGVLGIVLLVLGREDGNTSASDSGYILGILLGLLAGLSYAVYSWVAKSMIDSGVKSQAALGCIFAGGALMLIPSLWFTGDNLFSGITNSMVAVYMAVVPMCIAYLAYGYGLRHVEVSRATLLTLFEPVVAAVFAVWIVGEQISVLGWLGIGFIGVCLILQTMESRTR
- a CDS encoding ectoine synthase — protein: MIVRTLEECRNSERRVVSDTWESVRMLLKDDKMGFSFHITTIYEGTETHIHYKNHLESVFCMSGEGEIEVVGGETYPIKPGTLYILDKNDEHYLRAYKNKEMVMACVFNPPITGAEVHDENGVYPLVD
- a CDS encoding ABC transporter permease gives rise to the protein MTVELSQRHILRRDKWLLSCLTWVPILLALTIWGVFSAGIARDLPIGIVDMQHSQLSRTLTQSLDASSTLSVDYHYASVTDAKNAMVEGDIYAYAVIPPKFDKDILQHRQPQLSVFFNSQYILVAKLINSAVAQAQGYFDAQLQTMGSLAKGNTTAMSAIGKAVPVSTQITALFNRNTNYAQFLVTAIVPAIWQICIVVSTILILGAYFRIYGDKSGFQFLGEKPCLRLASVLGSYIPVFMLQGALFLYWFYVLLDWPMEGNVVVILLAQLVTVIACTIMGALFFFLSMDPARAMSFAGAFTAPSFAFMGITFPVTDMNMLATTWRSLLPISHYIEVQVGQASYGAPAAQSLSSLWTMMGYIVPLLMTTALIHKHRNGASLNHNQEAL
- a CDS encoding efflux RND transporter periplasmic adaptor subunit; translation: MAEKSLKPVLLSLCALGVASWVGFQFYQAYQPKPVRLQGMIEAQQYSISSKVPGRIDQVMVRKGDDVEKGQLIFTLHSPEIAAKLEQAKAGEKAADALAQEAEKGAREQQIQAAKDQWLKAQAAANLMKKTYNRVNNLYKDGVVAEQKRDEALTQWQAAKYTQSAAFQMYEMAKEGTRSETKVAAAEKARMASGAVAEVEAYAKDTQIHSWFNGEVSQVLLQSGELAPQGFPVVTVIDTQDAWATLNVREDLLQYFSKGTTFQAYLPALDKKVEFTVTHVAVMGDFATWRATDSAQGFDLRTFEVEARPTQQESKLRMGMSVVVEL
- a CDS encoding aspartate kinase; the protein is MTFTVEKIGGTSMTAFDAVLDNIILRPKTPYNRVFVVSAYGGMTDALLECKKTSKAGVYQLVAKRDDKWEEALAYVENRMLLTNENIFADPMNRMRADKFIRSRISEAKNCIANILETCQYGQFSLRHYLPQIREFLSSIGEAHSAYNTALKLKNMGINAKFVDLSGWDTTEPKTLDESISEAFADIDVTKELPIVTGYAYCKEGLMHTYDRGYSEMTFSRVASITKANLAIIHKEYHLSSADPRVVGPEKVLPIGSTNYDVADQLANLGMEAIHPNAAAGLRESGIELQIKNTFEPEHEGTLISSGYRPEEDKVEIIAGKQKVFALHLFDQAMVGKVDNVSYELMEIISDAHVTLVGKEMNANSITYYLGGSADSLNKVLYKAEKCYPRASIKGRMVALISAIGSQIDTNKTLAKGVLALMNNGVTPVALHSSLRNVNVQFVVGDKEYQRAICALHDEFFEPVESAESIEDVA
- a CDS encoding AraC family transcriptional regulator, whose protein sequence is MKNSLSIRAYTKQLQSHVHDDYHQLVLPIQGNIAIEMPHFIGKVSVGECVVIPAGTEHGFKADEVARFIVADLDTLPSQFQQTGLMQFAVSPPLLSYLYFIEKQLEHQVDSGLESSVLTVFIMLLEQQTQVTPVEPRIRAVQAFIGENIEKSLSIAELSKIACLSPTQFKKRFKERVGVSTLQYITELRMEKAKALLTHTDLPVQLIAERVGYSNISAFSRRFSLHFGLSPREFARQ